A region from the Janthinobacterium agaricidamnosum genome encodes:
- a CDS encoding tetratricopeptide repeat protein — translation MQLPANLAPISVEQDWQHTTAYPPLGFTPFAEGALGNGDTFGLYWPIGREAYEPIVVETWHDEWRLQPHFSSLAAFLSAYATAEDEYVATPSLADDPASPRAAFLEAKELIAQRNPAAAIALLEAALAILPEYTDALVLLHGQYVRAGRIDEAVKLAIQAIISPPSFGGPPLKALQWLRSQPIPDGEPDPIWRACGQLSFNFGGSKENADYPVLLAAIDTYLEQGKHLSASTLMQTYAELMSAETVSFQERYAFEPAAFIARQIAVSAQLPNGSRDTSTLWLPDLV, via the coding sequence ATGCAACTACCTGCAAACCTCGCCCCCATCTCGGTCGAACAAGACTGGCAACACACGACAGCGTATCCGCCGCTCGGCTTCACCCCGTTCGCCGAAGGCGCACTGGGCAATGGCGACACGTTCGGCCTGTACTGGCCCATCGGCCGCGAAGCGTACGAACCGATCGTCGTCGAGACCTGGCACGACGAGTGGCGCTTGCAGCCGCACTTTTCCAGCCTGGCGGCGTTTCTGTCAGCCTACGCAACGGCGGAAGACGAGTACGTCGCCACGCCATCGCTGGCCGACGACCCCGCTTCGCCGCGCGCCGCGTTCCTGGAAGCCAAGGAATTGATTGCGCAGCGCAATCCCGCAGCGGCCATCGCGCTGCTGGAAGCGGCGCTCGCCATCCTTCCCGAATATACGGACGCGCTGGTGCTGCTGCATGGACAGTATGTGCGCGCGGGAAGAATCGACGAAGCCGTCAAGCTGGCCATCCAGGCCATCATCTCTCCACCATCGTTTGGCGGCCCGCCATTGAAGGCCTTGCAATGGCTGCGCTCGCAGCCGATACCGGACGGGGAACCAGACCCCATCTGGCGCGCCTGCGGGCAATTGTCGTTCAACTTCGGCGGCAGCAAGGAAAATGCCGATTACCCCGTACTGCTGGCCGCCATCGACACCTATCTGGAACAAGGCAAGCATCTTTCCGCCTCGACCCTGATGCAGACGTATGCCGAACTGATGAGCGCGGAAACCGTCTCGTTCCAGGAACGCTACGCCTTCGAACCGGCCGCCTTCATCGCGCGGCAAATCGCCGTCAGCGCGCAGCTGCCCAACGGCAGCCGGGACACATCCACGCTATGGCTGCCTGATCTGGTCTGA
- a CDS encoding sensor domain-containing diguanylate cyclase — protein MWTKPVPRMNLRRLIVLVAFASALVSLANTFYASYSVQRQLLIDTTLEANHAYASKLASTAEDFLQSARQQLAYSAGSLPSRMDDEQWLTEEAQRLRLQTNSFNSVLIVDAQGKVLGVSPETLALKNRTLDSAGAAQALRERRPLVTQPYISSVGNLVVFISHPILGKDGRYLGYVGGSIYLKQKNILYTMLGQHYYRDGSYLYVVDQNRRLLYHPDPERLGHVAGRNDVIDTIIAQRGGGNRRMHNSLGVDMLAGYAVMPSTGWGIVAQRPTAMTLAPLNQLMANTVWHSLPIALLSLPFIWWLASLISRPLMQLAEGARRMDVPGTSEHIASIRAWYVEAAQIKKALLKGLALLQNRIGKLKTDVETDPLTGLSNRRGMAAALDVWQAQARPFSVIAIDIDHFKQVNDKWGHAVGDEVILRLAQLMRACSRDADVLCRNGGDEFIMLLPDADLDVAMQVAERLRAKVAAAVIPGAGAITVSLGVVASSHGERSTDAVLLAADAALYVAKENGRNCVGITEPA, from the coding sequence ATGTGGACTAAACCTGTTCCGCGCATGAACTTGCGCCGTTTGATCGTGCTCGTGGCCTTTGCCAGCGCCCTGGTGTCCCTGGCCAACACCTTTTATGCCAGCTATAGCGTGCAGCGCCAGCTGCTGATCGATACCACCCTGGAAGCGAACCACGCCTACGCGAGCAAGCTGGCCAGCACGGCCGAGGATTTCCTGCAGTCGGCGCGCCAGCAGCTGGCCTACAGCGCCGGCAGCCTGCCGTCGCGCATGGACGACGAGCAATGGCTGACGGAAGAAGCACAGCGCCTGCGCCTGCAGACGAACAGCTTCAATTCCGTGCTTATCGTCGATGCCCAGGGCAAGGTGCTGGGCGTGTCGCCGGAAACCCTGGCCCTGAAAAACCGCACGCTCGACTCGGCCGGCGCCGCGCAGGCGCTGCGCGAACGGCGCCCGCTGGTCACGCAGCCGTACATATCTTCGGTCGGCAATCTGGTGGTGTTCATCTCGCATCCCATCCTTGGCAAGGATGGCCGCTACCTCGGCTACGTGGGCGGCAGCATCTACCTGAAACAGAAAAACATCCTGTACACCATGCTGGGCCAGCATTATTACCGCGACGGCTCCTACCTGTACGTGGTCGACCAGAACCGGCGCCTGCTTTATCACCCTGATCCTGAGCGCCTGGGCCACGTGGCCGGCCGCAATGACGTTATCGACACCATCATCGCGCAGCGGGGCGGCGGCAACCGGCGCATGCATAACAGCCTGGGCGTGGACATGCTGGCCGGCTACGCCGTCATGCCGTCGACGGGCTGGGGCATCGTGGCGCAGCGGCCCACGGCCATGACCCTGGCGCCGCTGAACCAGCTGATGGCCAATACCGTATGGCATTCCCTGCCAATCGCCTTGCTGAGTTTGCCATTCATCTGGTGGCTGGCCAGCCTGATTTCGCGGCCCCTGATGCAACTGGCCGAGGGGGCGCGGCGCATGGATGTGCCTGGTACGAGCGAGCACATCGCCTCCATCCGTGCCTGGTATGTGGAGGCGGCGCAGATCAAGAAAGCCTTGCTGAAGGGCCTGGCGTTGTTGCAGAACAGGATCGGCAAGTTGAAGACCGACGTGGAGACGGACCCGCTGACGGGCCTGTCGAACCGGCGCGGCATGGCGGCGGCGCTCGACGTCTGGCAGGCGCAGGCGCGGCCGTTTTCTGTCATCGCCATCGATATCGACCATTTCAAGCAAGTCAACGATAAATGGGGCCATGCCGTGGGCGATGAAGTCATCCTGCGACTGGCGCAGCTGATGCGCGCCTGTTCGCGCGATGCCGACGTGCTGTGCCGCAATGGCGGCGACGAGTTCATCATGCTGCTGCCCGATGCCGACCTGGACGTGGCCATGCAGGTGGCCGAGCGCCTGCGCGCCAAGGTGGCCGCCGCCGTGATTCCCGGCGCGGGCGCCATCACGGTCTCGCTGGGCGTGGTGGCATCGTCGCACGGGGAGCGCAGCACGGACGCCGTGCTGCTGGCCGCCGACGCGGCCCTGTACGTGGCCAAGGAAAACGGGCGCAATTGCGTGGGCATCACGGAACCCGCCTGA
- a CDS encoding GlxA family transcriptional regulator — protein MSVAVIAFDGMTPFHLSVPCLVFGAQTDEADLPPFHVRVCAADPAPLRTAAGFAITPEFGLEGLEGADIVIMPAWHDDCRDAAASLVAALQAASGRGARMVGLCLGAFPLAQAGLLDGKSAATHWGMADRLAARYPRVRVDREVLHVDDGAVLTSAGVAAGLDCCLYLLRQLAGAEVANRVARRLLVAPHRQGGQAQFIERPLPVSGSEGRFAEVLACVTASLGQAHSIDALAERAAMSRRNFTRHFRQATGTSFKQWLLNQRLAHAQSLLEKSAASIDVVAQEAGFGTALSLRQHFRASLQTSPSAYRKLFRQQSDQIRQP, from the coding sequence TTGAGCGTGGCCGTGATCGCCTTCGACGGCATGACGCCTTTCCACTTGTCCGTGCCTTGTCTCGTGTTTGGCGCCCAGACGGACGAGGCCGATCTGCCGCCTTTCCACGTGCGCGTCTGTGCCGCCGACCCCGCGCCCTTGCGCACGGCGGCCGGCTTCGCCATTACGCCCGAGTTCGGCCTGGAAGGCCTGGAGGGCGCCGATATCGTCATCATGCCGGCCTGGCACGACGATTGCCGCGACGCGGCGGCGTCACTGGTCGCGGCACTGCAGGCGGCCAGCGGGCGCGGCGCGCGCATGGTGGGCCTGTGCCTGGGCGCGTTTCCCCTGGCGCAGGCGGGCTTGTTGGATGGCAAGAGCGCGGCCACGCACTGGGGCATGGCGGACCGGCTGGCGGCCCGCTATCCCAGGGTCAGGGTAGACCGGGAAGTGCTGCACGTGGACGATGGCGCCGTGCTGACGTCGGCGGGCGTGGCGGCCGGCCTCGATTGCTGCCTGTATCTGCTGCGCCAGCTGGCGGGCGCCGAGGTGGCCAACCGCGTGGCGCGCCGGCTGCTGGTGGCGCCGCACCGCCAGGGCGGGCAGGCCCAGTTCATCGAACGCCCGCTGCCCGTGTCCGGCAGCGAAGGGCGCTTTGCCGAAGTGCTTGCCTGCGTGACGGCCAGCCTGGGCCAGGCGCACAGCATCGATGCGCTGGCCGAGCGGGCCGCCATGAGCCGGCGCAATTTCACGCGCCACTTCCGCCAGGCCACGGGCACCTCGTTCAAGCAGTGGCTATTGAACCAGCGTCTGGCGCATGCGCAAAGCCTGCTGGAAAAAAGCGCGGCCTCGATCGATGTCGTGGCGCAAGAAGCCGGTTTCGGCACGGCCCTGTCGCTGCGCCAGCATTTCCGGGCCAGCTTGCAGACGTCGCCGTCGGCGTACCGCAAGCTATTCCGGCAGCAATCAGACCAGATCAGGCAGCCATAG
- a CDS encoding TolC family protein, whose translation MARFTKSTCLTPLALAAALLLSGCASFSPDGGMQAVSALADARTGAPAALTDKGGEEKLASLLAQPLDADSAVRIALMNNHGMKVALAELGASESDLVQAGRLRNPGLSFGRSHGSHGNEIDRGVSFDLAGLLTMPMRVNIERGRFEQAKLQAAGSAVQLALETRRSYFNAVAAVQTEAFMQRALLSAEAGAELATRLRQAGNWSRLDQARQQVFYADAVGDLARARHQALVTREHLTRLLGLWGKQTSFTLPSRLPDLPAQAAEPGNIEAQAMEQRLDVQMSKLDAHATASALGLSKVTGFINVLDVAYTNKSTSGAPRENGYEVSLELPLFDWGAARNTKAQALYEQSLQRTAGTAVKARSEVREAYSSYRTAYDLARHYRDEVVPLRKTISHEVLLRYNGMLASVFELLADAREQVASVNSAIETQRDFWIAQTELQGAINGSGLANKE comes from the coding sequence ATGGCACGTTTTACAAAATCAACTTGCCTCACGCCGCTGGCCCTGGCGGCCGCCTTGCTGCTCAGCGGCTGCGCCAGCTTCAGCCCCGATGGCGGCATGCAGGCCGTGTCCGCGCTGGCAGACGCCCGCACGGGCGCCCCTGCGGCATTGACGGACAAGGGCGGCGAGGAAAAGCTGGCTTCCCTGCTGGCCCAGCCCCTGGACGCCGACAGCGCCGTGCGCATTGCCCTGATGAACAACCACGGCATGAAAGTGGCGCTGGCCGAACTGGGCGCCTCCGAATCGGACCTGGTGCAGGCGGGGCGCTTGCGCAACCCGGGCCTGTCGTTCGGCCGTTCGCACGGCAGCCACGGCAATGAAATCGACCGCGGCGTCAGCTTCGACCTGGCGGGCTTGCTGACCATGCCGATGCGCGTGAACATCGAGCGGGGCCGCTTCGAGCAAGCCAAGCTGCAGGCCGCCGGCAGCGCCGTGCAGCTGGCGCTTGAGACGCGCCGCTCTTACTTCAATGCCGTGGCCGCCGTGCAGACGGAAGCGTTCATGCAGCGGGCGCTGCTGTCGGCCGAGGCGGGCGCCGAACTGGCCACGCGCTTGCGGCAGGCGGGCAACTGGAGCCGCCTCGACCAGGCGCGCCAGCAAGTGTTTTATGCGGACGCCGTCGGCGACCTGGCCCGCGCCCGCCACCAGGCATTGGTGACGCGCGAACACCTGACGCGCTTGCTGGGCCTGTGGGGCAAGCAGACCAGCTTTACTTTGCCGTCGCGCCTGCCCGACTTGCCGGCCCAGGCGGCGGAGCCTGGCAATATCGAGGCGCAGGCGATGGAGCAGCGCCTCGACGTGCAGATGAGCAAACTTGACGCCCATGCCACGGCCAGTGCACTGGGCCTGTCCAAGGTGACGGGTTTCATCAATGTGCTCGACGTGGCTTATACCAACAAGAGCACGAGCGGGGCGCCGCGCGAAAACGGCTATGAGGTATCGCTGGAACTGCCGCTGTTCGACTGGGGCGCGGCGCGCAACACCAAGGCGCAAGCCTTGTACGAGCAGTCGCTGCAGCGCACGGCGGGCACGGCGGTGAAGGCCCGCTCGGAAGTGCGCGAAGCGTATTCGAGCTACCGCACGGCCTACGACCTGGCGCGCCATTACCGCGATGAAGTCGTACCGCTGCGCAAGACGATCTCGCATGAAGTATTGCTGCGCTACAACGGCATGCTGGCCAGCGTGTTCGAACTGCTGGCCGATGCACGCGAGCAAGTCGCCAGCGTGAACAGCGCCATCGAAACCCAGCGCGATTTCTGGATCGCGCAAACCGAACTGCAAGGCGCCATCAACGGCAGCGGTCTTGCCAACAAGGAATAA
- a CDS encoding Lrp/AsnC ligand binding domain-containing protein — MRILKESARGLDKLDRHILRILQQDGRISMKDLGEQVGLSITPCIERVKRMERDGVITGYHAKVNPAALGAKLLVFVEITLNQKSASAFEQFRREVLQIPEVQECHLVSGDFDYLIKARIHEMAEYRKLLGDMLLQLPGAAQSKSYVVMEEIKETLALSTDVLQNR; from the coding sequence ATGAGAATCCTTAAAGAATCGGCACGTGGCCTCGACAAGCTGGACCGCCACATCCTGCGCATCCTGCAGCAGGATGGCCGCATCTCGATGAAAGACCTCGGCGAACAGGTGGGCTTGTCGATTACGCCCTGCATCGAGCGGGTCAAGCGCATGGAGCGTGACGGCGTCATCACGGGCTACCACGCCAAGGTGAACCCGGCCGCGCTGGGCGCCAAGCTGCTCGTCTTTGTAGAGATTACTCTCAATCAAAAGTCGGCGTCCGCCTTCGAGCAATTCCGCCGCGAAGTGCTGCAGATTCCCGAAGTGCAGGAATGCCACCTGGTGTCGGGCGACTTCGATTACCTGATCAAGGCGCGCATCCATGAAATGGCCGAATACCGCAAGCTGCTGGGCGACATGCTGCTGCAGCTGCCGGGCGCCGCGCAATCGAAAAGCTATGTGGTGATGGAAGAAATCAAGGAAACCCTGGCACTGTCGACCGACGTGCTGCAGAACCGGTAA
- a CDS encoding carboxymuconolactone decarboxylase family protein encodes MRLPLIAPQDLTPEQQPLYDDMRKGITSNFNDFIAVREDGALMGPWNPWLHEPAIGKAIWDLTLAMTANATLPDNVRQIAILVVGARYNAAYEIYAHIAVAEREGMSAERLATLVADVKPVDLDQHESIAYDMAYALSGGGTLPEPLYRLALATFGQHGINELIYLVGLYALVSTTLNGFNVPVPERD; translated from the coding sequence ATGCGCCTGCCCCTGATCGCTCCGCAAGACCTGACGCCCGAACAGCAGCCGCTGTACGACGATATGCGCAAAGGCATCACCAGCAATTTCAACGATTTCATCGCCGTGCGCGAAGACGGCGCTCTGATGGGGCCATGGAATCCGTGGCTGCACGAACCGGCCATCGGCAAGGCCATCTGGGACCTGACCCTGGCCATGACGGCCAACGCCACGCTGCCCGATAACGTGCGCCAGATTGCCATCCTGGTGGTCGGCGCGCGCTACAACGCTGCCTATGAAATCTATGCCCACATCGCCGTCGCAGAGCGCGAAGGCATGTCGGCCGAGCGCCTGGCCACGCTGGTGGCCGACGTCAAGCCCGTCGACCTGGACCAGCATGAGAGCATCGCCTACGATATGGCCTACGCGCTCAGCGGCGGCGGCACGCTGCCGGAGCCGCTGTACCGCCTGGCGCTGGCCACCTTTGGCCAGCACGGCATCAACGAGCTGATCTACCTGGTGGGCCTGTACGCGCTGGTCTCGACCACCTTGAACGGCTTCAACGTGCCGGTGCCGGAACGCGACTGA
- a CDS encoding D-amino acid dehydrogenase — translation MRIVILGSGVIGVTSAYYLAKAGHEVTVIDRQPGPALETSFANAGQISPGYASPWAAPGIPLKAVKWMMQRHAPLAISLDGSAAQLKWMWQMLRNCTPEAYAVNKERMVRLAEYSRDCFKVLRAEAGITYEGRQQGTMQLFRTEKQYNDAAKDIEVLKDAGVPYEVLQRNELSRAEPALEAVKDKLFGGLRLPNDETGDCQLFTTRLSEMAEALGVKFRYGVSIDALLTQGDEIAGVQCGAEIVKADSYVVALGSYSTGFMKPLLDIPVYPLKGYSITVPIVNAAKAPVSTILDETYKIAVTRFDDRIRVGGMAEIAGYNLNLNPRRRETLEMVVNDLFPGGGNTAEATFWTGLRPMTPDGTPIVGRTPLRNLFLNTGHGTLGWTMSCGSAQLLADLMSSKQPAILADDLSVSRYSGAQRGGKLQYAGA, via the coding sequence ATGCGTATCGTGATTCTGGGTAGCGGCGTCATCGGCGTCACCAGTGCTTACTATCTGGCCAAGGCAGGACATGAAGTGACCGTCATCGACCGCCAGCCGGGCCCCGCACTGGAAACCAGCTTTGCGAATGCGGGGCAAATCTCGCCCGGCTACGCTTCGCCATGGGCGGCGCCCGGTATTCCCCTGAAAGCCGTGAAATGGATGATGCAGCGCCACGCGCCGCTGGCCATCTCGCTCGACGGCAGCGCCGCCCAGCTCAAATGGATGTGGCAGATGTTGCGTAATTGCACGCCGGAAGCGTATGCCGTGAACAAGGAACGCATGGTGCGCCTGGCCGAGTACAGCCGCGACTGCTTCAAGGTGTTGCGCGCCGAGGCCGGCATCACGTATGAAGGCCGCCAGCAAGGCACGATGCAATTGTTCCGCACGGAAAAGCAATACAACGACGCCGCCAAGGATATCGAAGTGTTGAAAGACGCGGGCGTGCCGTACGAAGTGCTGCAGCGCAATGAGTTGTCGCGCGCCGAGCCGGCCCTCGAAGCTGTCAAGGACAAGCTGTTTGGCGGTTTGCGCCTGCCCAACGATGAAACGGGCGATTGCCAGCTGTTTACCACGCGCCTGTCCGAGATGGCCGAGGCGCTGGGCGTGAAGTTCCGCTATGGCGTCTCCATCGATGCATTGCTGACGCAGGGCGATGAAATCGCCGGCGTGCAATGCGGCGCGGAAATCGTCAAGGCCGATTCCTATGTCGTGGCGCTCGGTTCCTACTCGACGGGCTTCATGAAGCCGCTGCTCGACATCCCCGTGTATCCATTGAAGGGCTATTCGATCACCGTGCCTATCGTCAACGCGGCCAAGGCGCCCGTGTCGACCATCCTCGATGAAACCTATAAAATTGCCGTCACGCGTTTCGACGACCGCATCCGCGTGGGCGGCATGGCGGAAATCGCCGGCTACAACCTGAACCTGAATCCGCGCCGCCGCGAAACCCTGGAAATGGTCGTCAACGACCTGTTCCCCGGCGGCGGCAACACGGCCGAGGCGACGTTCTGGACGGGCTTGCGCCCGATGACGCCGGACGGCACGCCCATCGTCGGCCGCACGCCGCTGCGCAACCTGTTCCTGAACACGGGCCACGGTACCCTGGGCTGGACCATGTCCTGCGGTTCGGCGCAATTGCTGGCCGACCTGATGTCGTCGAAACAGCCGGCGATTCTGGCCGACGACCTGTCCGTCAGCCGCTACAGCGGCGCGCAGCGCGGCGGCAAGTTGCAATACGCGGGAGCCTGA
- a CDS encoding cysteine hydrolase family protein — protein MSTTTAPRRALLVIDVQNEYFTGDMPIEYPSVDISLPNIVTAMAAARAAGVPVIVVQHDAPEASPIFAKGSDGWQLHPQVAAFAADHRINKSMGSAFAGTDLRAWLESRGIDTLTVIGYMTHNCDAATIYQAAHDGLQVEFLQDATGTLPYANAGGTASAEEIHRVFSTVFHSNFAAVVSTQDWLDAVRAGKPLDKDNIYLSNQRARKAQAN, from the coding sequence ATGTCCACCACTACCGCACCGCGCCGCGCCCTGCTCGTCATCGACGTGCAAAATGAATACTTCACGGGCGACATGCCGATCGAATATCCGTCCGTCGATATTTCCCTGCCCAACATCGTCACCGCCATGGCCGCCGCCCGCGCCGCCGGCGTGCCCGTCATCGTCGTCCAGCACGATGCGCCGGAAGCCTCCCCCATCTTTGCAAAAGGCAGCGACGGCTGGCAGCTGCACCCGCAAGTGGCCGCCTTTGCCGCCGACCACCGCATCAACAAGAGCATGGGCAGCGCGTTTGCGGGCACGGACTTGCGCGCCTGGCTGGAGAGCCGCGGCATCGACACCCTGACGGTGATCGGCTACATGACGCACAACTGCGACGCGGCCACCATCTACCAGGCCGCGCACGACGGCTTGCAAGTCGAGTTCCTGCAGGACGCCACCGGCACGCTGCCCTACGCCAATGCGGGCGGCACGGCCAGCGCCGAGGAAATCCACCGCGTCTTCAGCACGGTGTTCCACTCGAATTTCGCCGCCGTCGTCAGCACGCAGGACTGGCTCGATGCCGTGCGCGCAGGCAAGCCGCTGGACAAGGACAATATTTATCTGTCGAACCAGCGCGCACGCAAGGCGCAGGCGAACTGA
- the alr gene encoding alanine racemase, translated as MPPKERSGAILTVDLDAVRANYRLLRDKAHPAACSAVVKSDAYGLGAAQVGAALYEEGCRHFFVAHLEEGISLRPHVAPDAAIFVLHGPPVDTEGEFTAHGLTPVLNSEPQVAGWRRHAAALGTTLDAIVQVDTGMSRMGLSPQEIDGWLLDPHFLDGINVRYVMSHLACADERANPMNGEQLARFIAIRARLPQYRASLANSSGIFLSPDYHFDLVRPGAALYGIGPQGGEPNPLRSVVRLQGKVLQTRTIAAGDHVGYSRRYTASEPRQVATVSVGYADGWLRSMSNQGLAIVDGVKVPQIGAISMDSITLDVSAIAEERVAPGSLVDLICAEHPVDAVAAMANTIGYEVLTNLGGRYYREYRGLAR; from the coding sequence ATGCCTCCAAAGGAACGTAGCGGCGCCATCCTGACGGTGGACCTCGATGCCGTGCGCGCCAACTACCGCTTGCTGCGCGACAAGGCGCACCCGGCCGCCTGCTCAGCCGTCGTGAAATCCGACGCGTATGGCCTGGGCGCCGCGCAAGTGGGCGCGGCCCTGTATGAAGAAGGGTGCCGCCATTTCTTCGTGGCCCACCTGGAAGAGGGCATCAGCCTGCGCCCGCACGTGGCGCCGGACGCGGCCATCTTCGTGCTGCACGGCCCACCCGTCGACACGGAAGGCGAATTCACGGCCCATGGCCTGACGCCCGTGCTCAACAGCGAGCCGCAGGTGGCGGGCTGGCGCCGGCACGCAGCAGCGCTGGGCACCACCCTGGACGCCATCGTGCAGGTGGACACGGGCATGTCGCGCATGGGCTTGTCGCCGCAGGAAATCGACGGCTGGCTGCTGGACCCGCACTTTCTCGACGGCATCAATGTGCGCTATGTCATGAGCCACCTGGCTTGCGCCGACGAGCGAGCCAACCCGATGAATGGCGAGCAACTGGCCCGTTTCATCGCCATTCGCGCCCGTTTGCCGCAGTACCGCGCCAGCCTGGCCAATTCCTCGGGCATCTTTTTGTCGCCCGATTACCACTTCGACCTGGTGCGCCCCGGCGCGGCCCTGTACGGCATCGGACCGCAGGGCGGCGAACCGAATCCGCTGCGCTCCGTGGTGCGGCTGCAAGGCAAGGTCTTGCAGACACGCACGATCGCCGCCGGCGACCACGTGGGCTACAGCCGCCGCTACACGGCCAGCGAGCCGCGCCAGGTGGCCACGGTTTCCGTCGGCTACGCCGATGGCTGGCTGCGCAGCATGAGCAACCAGGGCCTGGCCATTGTCGATGGCGTGAAAGTGCCGCAGATCGGCGCCATCTCGATGGATTCCATCACCCTGGACGTGAGCGCCATCGCCGAGGAGCGCGTCGCGCCGGGCAGCCTGGTCGACCTGATCTGCGCCGAACACCCGGTCGATGCCGTGGCGGCCATGGCCAATACCATCGGCTACGAGGTGCTGACGAACCTGGGCGGACGCTACTACCGCGAGTACCGGGGCCTGGCACGTTAG
- a CDS encoding NADPH-dependent FMN reductase has protein sequence MSQYNVAIIVGSLRKDSFNRKLADAIIKLAPPEFSFKHIEIGDLPLYNQDDDGAQAEQVLRLKSDISASQALLFLTPEYNRSIPGVLKNALDHGSRPYGQSVWGGKPGAVLGVSVGATGTALAQQHLRNVLAYLDVPLLGQPEMFIQAKDGLFDEHGGIGPASLGFFQGWMQRYVDWVRKHAIHA, from the coding sequence ATGAGTCAATATAACGTTGCTATCATCGTCGGCAGCCTGCGCAAGGATTCCTTCAACCGCAAGCTGGCCGACGCCATCATCAAGCTGGCGCCGCCCGAGTTTTCCTTCAAGCACATTGAAATCGGCGACTTGCCGCTGTACAACCAGGATGACGATGGCGCGCAGGCTGAGCAGGTGCTGCGCCTCAAATCCGACATTTCCGCATCGCAAGCCTTGCTCTTCCTCACCCCCGAATACAACCGCTCTATCCCCGGCGTGCTGAAAAACGCCCTCGACCACGGCTCGCGTCCGTATGGCCAGAGCGTGTGGGGCGGCAAGCCCGGTGCCGTGCTCGGCGTATCCGTGGGCGCCACCGGTACGGCGCTGGCGCAGCAGCATTTGCGCAATGTGCTCGCCTACCTGGACGTGCCGCTGCTGGGGCAGCCTGAAATGTTTATCCAGGCCAAGGACGGCCTGTTTGACGAGCACGGCGGCATCGGTCCGGCCAGCCTCGGTTTCTTCCAGGGCTGGATGCAGCGCTACGTGGACTGGGTCCGCAAGCACGCCATCCACGCTTGA